The proteins below come from a single Takifugu flavidus isolate HTHZ2018 chromosome 6, ASM371156v2, whole genome shotgun sequence genomic window:
- the cpz gene encoding carboxypeptidase Z isoform X1, translated as MRAGLWFPFLSLVGSCWCAPPQTCHPGDEFLGICSSSSGLEEKPTCTELNLGYCNDLEYSRTIFPNILGHRTRVDAESGAEYLLLSVIHGLLNGECSPEIRLVGCSVIASPCRNDKMIKPCRSTCDALRKDCAHAFEAIEMAWPYFLDCDRFFASEEEGCFDPLRGLRGKRNKWNPPVTPLLFGLILFLSPPPARQELALASIHPVEPSTIIQFIYTSNAQMYSLLKRTAAKCSHISHVYSIGRSTEGRDLLVIEFTNNPGQHELLEPEIKLVGNMHGNEVLGRQLLIYMAQYLCSEYLLGNQRIQTLINTTRIHILASMNPDGYELAASEGHLLNGWTNGRTNAQSIDLNRNFPDLTSVFYRNRRSRHFRTDHIPIPDGYWFGKVAPETYAVMKWIRSLPFVQSASLHGGELVISYPFDFSRDLHEERKFSPTPDEQAFQRLARTYADNHATMSDNDTDRCGAFFHRSRGIINGALWYSFAGGMPDFNYLHTNCLEITVELGCDKFPAEQELYPEWKRNKEALLSFMESVHRGVKGVVKDADGNGIKGATVTVRGIRKAVTTADDGDYWRLLNAGVHILTATAKGYSRVSKRVYLPPNMNRAGRVDFVLTKVPVEPDIDDHLFPTVETWDRFDPYNQFERYNDPDAGGVEREEKPWWWNYFAQSGISPPHWLLRTV; from the exons ATGCGTGCAGGACTTTGGTTCCCGTTTCTGAGCTTGGTGGGAAGTTGTTGGTGCGCGCCGCCGCAGACATGTCACCCCGGAGACGAGTTCTTAG GgatctgtagcagcagcagcgggttGGAAGAGAAAC CTACGTGCACAGAGCTCAACCTGGGCTACTGTAATGACCTGGAATACTCCAG GACGATCTTCCCCAACATCCTCGGGCATCGCACTCGCGTGGACGCAGAATCGGGCGCCGAGTACCTGCTGCTGAGCGTCATCCACGGCCTGCTCAACGGGGAGTGCTCCCCTGAGATCCGCCTGGTCGGCTGCTCCGTCATCGCCTCGCCCTGCCGCAACGACAAGATGATCAAACCCTGCCGCAGCACGTGCGATGCTCTGAGGAAGGACTGCGCCCACGCCTTCGAGGCCATCGAGATGGCCTGGCCCTACTTCCTGGATTGCGACCGCTTCTTTgccagtgaggaggagggcTGCTTTGACCCCCTGAGAGGACTGAGaggtaaaagaaataaatggaatCCACCTGTCACGCCACTTCTCTTCGGActgatcctcttcctgtctccgcCTCCAGCCAGACAGGAGCTCGCCCTGGCCAGCATCCATCCGGTAGAACCCAGCACCATCATCCAGTTTATCTACACGTCCAACGCCCAGATGTACAGCTTGCTGAAGAGAACGGCGGCCAAGTGCTCCCACATCTCTCATGTGTACAGCATCGGCCGCAGCACAGAAGGCAGGGATCTGCTGGTCATTGAGTTCACCAACAACCCGGGGCAGCACGAGTTGC TGGAGCCAGAGATCAAGCTGGTGGGAAACATGCACGGCAACGAAGTGCTGGGCCGCCAGCTGCTCATCTACATGGCCCAGTACCTGTGTTCGGAGTATCTCCTCGGGAATCAGCGAATTCAGACCCTCATCAATACCACACGCATCCATATTCTGGCTTCCATGAATCCAGACGGCTATGAGCTGGCCGCCTCAGAG GGTCACCTGTTGAACGGCTGGACCAACGGTCGGACCAACGCCCAGAGCATTGACCTGAACCGCAACTTCCCAGACCTGACCTCCGTTTTCTACCGGAACCGCCGCAGCAGACACTTCCGCACCGACCACATCCCGATCCCAGACGGCTACTGGTTTGGCAAA GTGGCGCCAGAGACCTACGCAGTGATGAAGTGGATCAGGTCGCTGCCCTTTGTCCAGTCTGCCAGCCTCCACGGGGGGGAGCTGGTGATCTCCTACCCCTTTGACTTCTCCAGGGACTTACACGAGGAAAGGAAGTTCTCCCCCACTCCTGACGAGCAG GCTTTCCAGCGGCTGGCTCGCACCTACGCCGACAATCACGCCACCATGTCAGACAACGACACCGACAGGTGCGGCGCCTTTTTTCACCGGTCCAGAGGCATCATCAACGGGGCGCTGTGGTACAGCTTCGCCGGAG GTATGCCGGACTTCAACTACTTACACACGAACTGTCTGGAGATCACCGTGGAGCTGGGCTGCGACAAATTCCCAGCGGAGCAGGAGCTCTACCCAGAGTGGAAGAGGAATAAAGAAGCTCTGCTCTCGTTTATGGAGTCC GTCCATCGGGGGGTAAAGGGAGTAGTGAAGGACGCTGATGGGAACGGAATAAAAGGAGCCACCGTCACTGTCAGAGGCATTAGGAAAGCTGTCACCACAG CTGATGATGGCGACTACTGGCGGCTGCTAAACGCCGGCGTTCACATCCTGACCGCCACGGCTAAGGGTTACTCCAGGGTCAGCAAGAGGGTTTATCTGCCTCCAAACATGAACAGGGCTGGACGCGTCGACTTTGTCCTGACAAAG GTTCCCGTGGAACCCGACATTGACGACCACCTTTTCCCCACCGTGGAGACGTGGGATAGATTTGACCCCTACAACCAGTTTGAGCGTTACAATGATCCAGATGCAGGAGGAGTGGAGCGGGAGGAGAAACCCTGGTGGTGGAACTACTTTGCCCAGTCTGGTATCTCCCCTCCACACTGGCTGCTGCGAACTGTCTAG
- the cpz gene encoding carboxypeptidase Z isoform X3, whose amino-acid sequence MRAGLWFPFLSLVGSCWCAPPQTCHPGDEFLGICSSSSGLEEKPTCTELNLGYCNDLEYSRTIFPNILGHRTRVDAESGAEYLLLSVIHGLLNGECSPEIRLVGCSVIASPCRNDKMIKPCRSTCDALRKDCAHAFEAIEMAWPYFLDCDRFFASEEEGCFDPLRGLRARQELALASIHPVEPSTIIQFIYTSNAQMYSLLKRTAAKCSHISHVYSIGRSTEGRDLLVIEFTNNPGQHELLEPEIKLVGNMHGNEVLGRQLLIYMAQYLCSEYLLGNQRIQTLINTTRIHILASMNPDGYELAASEGHLLNGWTNGRTNAQSIDLNRNFPDLTSVFYRNRRSRHFRTDHIPIPDGYWFGKVAPETYAVMKWIRSLPFVQSASLHGGELVISYPFDFSRDLHEERKFSPTPDEQAFQRLARTYADNHATMSDNDTDRCGAFFHRSRGIINGALWYSFAGGMPDFNYLHTNCLEITVELGCDKFPAEQELYPEWKRNKEALLSFMESVHRGVKGVVKDADGNGIKGATVTVRGIRKAVTTADDGDYWRLLNAGVHILTATAKGYSRVSKRVYLPPNMNRAGRVDFVLTKVPVEPDIDDHLFPTVETWDRFDPYNQFERYNDPDAGGVEREEKPWWWNYFAQSGISPPHWLLRTV is encoded by the exons ATGCGTGCAGGACTTTGGTTCCCGTTTCTGAGCTTGGTGGGAAGTTGTTGGTGCGCGCCGCCGCAGACATGTCACCCCGGAGACGAGTTCTTAG GgatctgtagcagcagcagcgggttGGAAGAGAAAC CTACGTGCACAGAGCTCAACCTGGGCTACTGTAATGACCTGGAATACTCCAG GACGATCTTCCCCAACATCCTCGGGCATCGCACTCGCGTGGACGCAGAATCGGGCGCCGAGTACCTGCTGCTGAGCGTCATCCACGGCCTGCTCAACGGGGAGTGCTCCCCTGAGATCCGCCTGGTCGGCTGCTCCGTCATCGCCTCGCCCTGCCGCAACGACAAGATGATCAAACCCTGCCGCAGCACGTGCGATGCTCTGAGGAAGGACTGCGCCCACGCCTTCGAGGCCATCGAGATGGCCTGGCCCTACTTCCTGGATTGCGACCGCTTCTTTgccagtgaggaggagggcTGCTTTGACCCCCTGAGAGGACTGAGag CCAGACAGGAGCTCGCCCTGGCCAGCATCCATCCGGTAGAACCCAGCACCATCATCCAGTTTATCTACACGTCCAACGCCCAGATGTACAGCTTGCTGAAGAGAACGGCGGCCAAGTGCTCCCACATCTCTCATGTGTACAGCATCGGCCGCAGCACAGAAGGCAGGGATCTGCTGGTCATTGAGTTCACCAACAACCCGGGGCAGCACGAGTTGC TGGAGCCAGAGATCAAGCTGGTGGGAAACATGCACGGCAACGAAGTGCTGGGCCGCCAGCTGCTCATCTACATGGCCCAGTACCTGTGTTCGGAGTATCTCCTCGGGAATCAGCGAATTCAGACCCTCATCAATACCACACGCATCCATATTCTGGCTTCCATGAATCCAGACGGCTATGAGCTGGCCGCCTCAGAG GGTCACCTGTTGAACGGCTGGACCAACGGTCGGACCAACGCCCAGAGCATTGACCTGAACCGCAACTTCCCAGACCTGACCTCCGTTTTCTACCGGAACCGCCGCAGCAGACACTTCCGCACCGACCACATCCCGATCCCAGACGGCTACTGGTTTGGCAAA GTGGCGCCAGAGACCTACGCAGTGATGAAGTGGATCAGGTCGCTGCCCTTTGTCCAGTCTGCCAGCCTCCACGGGGGGGAGCTGGTGATCTCCTACCCCTTTGACTTCTCCAGGGACTTACACGAGGAAAGGAAGTTCTCCCCCACTCCTGACGAGCAG GCTTTCCAGCGGCTGGCTCGCACCTACGCCGACAATCACGCCACCATGTCAGACAACGACACCGACAGGTGCGGCGCCTTTTTTCACCGGTCCAGAGGCATCATCAACGGGGCGCTGTGGTACAGCTTCGCCGGAG GTATGCCGGACTTCAACTACTTACACACGAACTGTCTGGAGATCACCGTGGAGCTGGGCTGCGACAAATTCCCAGCGGAGCAGGAGCTCTACCCAGAGTGGAAGAGGAATAAAGAAGCTCTGCTCTCGTTTATGGAGTCC GTCCATCGGGGGGTAAAGGGAGTAGTGAAGGACGCTGATGGGAACGGAATAAAAGGAGCCACCGTCACTGTCAGAGGCATTAGGAAAGCTGTCACCACAG CTGATGATGGCGACTACTGGCGGCTGCTAAACGCCGGCGTTCACATCCTGACCGCCACGGCTAAGGGTTACTCCAGGGTCAGCAAGAGGGTTTATCTGCCTCCAAACATGAACAGGGCTGGACGCGTCGACTTTGTCCTGACAAAG GTTCCCGTGGAACCCGACATTGACGACCACCTTTTCCCCACCGTGGAGACGTGGGATAGATTTGACCCCTACAACCAGTTTGAGCGTTACAATGATCCAGATGCAGGAGGAGTGGAGCGGGAGGAGAAACCCTGGTGGTGGAACTACTTTGCCCAGTCTGGTATCTCCCCTCCACACTGGCTGCTGCGAACTGTCTAG
- the gpr78a gene encoding G-protein coupled receptor 26, with amino-acid sequence MLGADAEPREMSGIPEFLLEVCVLVTAVVSLLTNLSVLLCFCQSSELRSHVPGIFILNLSFSNILLAAVNMPSTFLAVARNGRPFGDAFCQVASFAETFLTTNAMLSMAALSMDRWVAVVFPLSYSSRMRYRDALLIVAYSWLQSLGFALTQLLMDWGGYSHTYASCTLRLQDRSRRVAYAAFTALFHSSSFLLCLLVLCFAYLKVLRVARSHCKRIDVITVQTLLLLVDIHPSVKERCLAQQKKRRRRATKKICIFIGSFILCFSPYVITRLVELVPSVHVPRYWGVATKCLTYAKTSSDAFVYCLLRQQYRKVLVSIVCRLLRKNPYPLSAYSTSSTLDTTDDSCTLRVT; translated from the exons ATGCTCGGCGCTGACGCGGAGCCGCGAGAGATGAGCGGCATCCCGGAGTTCCTCCTGGAAGTGTGCGTCCTGGTGACGGCGGTCGTCTCGCTGCTGACAAACCTgtcggtgctgctgtgcttctgCCAGAGCAGCGAGCTGCGCTCCCACGTCCCCGGCATCTTCATCCTCAACCTCTCCTTCTCCAACATCCTCCTCGCCGCCGTCAACATGCCCTCCACGTTCCTCGCCGTGGCCCGAAACGGGAGACCCTTCGGGGACGCCTTCTGCCAGGTGGCCAGCTTCGCCGAGACGTTCCTCACCACCAACGCGATGCTGAGCATGGCCGCGCTGAGCATGGACAGGTGGGTCGCCGTGGTCTTCCCGCTCAGTTACTCCAGCAGGATGCGCTACAGGGACGCGCTCCTGATCGTGGCCTACTCCTGGCTGCAGTCGCTCGGCTTCGCCCTGACCCAGCTGCTGATGGACTGGGGCGGCTACAGCCACACCTACGCCTCGTGCACCCTCCGCCTGCAGGACAGGTCGCGGCGGGTGGCGTACGCCGCCTTCACGGCGCTGTTCCactccagcagcttcctgctctgCCTTCTCGTCCTGTGCTTCGCTTACCTGAAGGTTCTGAGGGTGGCCCGGTCCCACTGCAAGAGGATAGACGTGATCACGGTCcagaccctgctgctgctcgtcgATATTCACCCCAG tgtgaagGAGCGGTGTCTGGcccagcagaagaagaggaggcggcGCGCCACCAAAAAGATCTGCATCTTCATCGGCTCCTTCATCCTCTGCTTTTCACCGTACGTGATCACCAG GTTGGTGGAGCTCGTGCCCTCCGTGCACGTCCCCCGGTACTGGGGCGTGGCCACCAAGTGTCTGACCTACGCCAAGACCTCCAGCGATGCGTTCGTGTACTGCCTCCTGCGGCAGCAATACAGGAAGGTGCTGGTTAGCATCGTCTGTCGCCTTCTGAGGAAGAACCCGTACCCGCTGTCGGCctacagcaccagcagcacgctGGACACCACGGACGACAGCTGCACCCTCAGAGTCACCTGA
- the cpz gene encoding carboxypeptidase Z isoform X2 — protein sequence MRAGLWFPFLSLVGSCWCAPPQTCHPGDEFLGICSSSSGLEEKPTCTELNLGYCNDLEYSRTIFPNILGHRTRVDAESGAEYLLLSVIHGLLNGECSPEIRLVGCSVIASPCRNDKMIKPCRSTCDALRKDCAHAFEAIEMAWPYFLDCDRFFASEEEGCFDPLRGLRARQELALASIHPVEPSTIIQFIYTSNAQMYSLLKRTAAKCSHISHVYSIGRSTEGRDLLVIEFTNNPGQHELLEPEIKLVGNMHGNEVLGRQLLIYMAQYLCSEYLLGNQRIQTLINTTRIHILASMNPDGYELAASEVEDSNDPELSNQEGHLLNGWTNGRTNAQSIDLNRNFPDLTSVFYRNRRSRHFRTDHIPIPDGYWFGKVAPETYAVMKWIRSLPFVQSASLHGGELVISYPFDFSRDLHEERKFSPTPDEQAFQRLARTYADNHATMSDNDTDRCGAFFHRSRGIINGALWYSFAGGMPDFNYLHTNCLEITVELGCDKFPAEQELYPEWKRNKEALLSFMESVHRGVKGVVKDADGNGIKGATVTVRGIRKAVTTADDGDYWRLLNAGVHILTATAKGYSRVSKRVYLPPNMNRAGRVDFVLTKVPVEPDIDDHLFPTVETWDRFDPYNQFERYNDPDAGGVEREEKPWWWNYFAQSGISPPHWLLRTV from the exons ATGCGTGCAGGACTTTGGTTCCCGTTTCTGAGCTTGGTGGGAAGTTGTTGGTGCGCGCCGCCGCAGACATGTCACCCCGGAGACGAGTTCTTAG GgatctgtagcagcagcagcgggttGGAAGAGAAAC CTACGTGCACAGAGCTCAACCTGGGCTACTGTAATGACCTGGAATACTCCAG GACGATCTTCCCCAACATCCTCGGGCATCGCACTCGCGTGGACGCAGAATCGGGCGCCGAGTACCTGCTGCTGAGCGTCATCCACGGCCTGCTCAACGGGGAGTGCTCCCCTGAGATCCGCCTGGTCGGCTGCTCCGTCATCGCCTCGCCCTGCCGCAACGACAAGATGATCAAACCCTGCCGCAGCACGTGCGATGCTCTGAGGAAGGACTGCGCCCACGCCTTCGAGGCCATCGAGATGGCCTGGCCCTACTTCCTGGATTGCGACCGCTTCTTTgccagtgaggaggagggcTGCTTTGACCCCCTGAGAGGACTGAGag CCAGACAGGAGCTCGCCCTGGCCAGCATCCATCCGGTAGAACCCAGCACCATCATCCAGTTTATCTACACGTCCAACGCCCAGATGTACAGCTTGCTGAAGAGAACGGCGGCCAAGTGCTCCCACATCTCTCATGTGTACAGCATCGGCCGCAGCACAGAAGGCAGGGATCTGCTGGTCATTGAGTTCACCAACAACCCGGGGCAGCACGAGTTGC TGGAGCCAGAGATCAAGCTGGTGGGAAACATGCACGGCAACGAAGTGCTGGGCCGCCAGCTGCTCATCTACATGGCCCAGTACCTGTGTTCGGAGTATCTCCTCGGGAATCAGCGAATTCAGACCCTCATCAATACCACACGCATCCATATTCTGGCTTCCATGAATCCAGACGGCTATGAGCTGGCCGCCTCAGAGGTAGAGGATAGCAATGATCCGGAGCTCAGCAACCAGGAA GGTCACCTGTTGAACGGCTGGACCAACGGTCGGACCAACGCCCAGAGCATTGACCTGAACCGCAACTTCCCAGACCTGACCTCCGTTTTCTACCGGAACCGCCGCAGCAGACACTTCCGCACCGACCACATCCCGATCCCAGACGGCTACTGGTTTGGCAAA GTGGCGCCAGAGACCTACGCAGTGATGAAGTGGATCAGGTCGCTGCCCTTTGTCCAGTCTGCCAGCCTCCACGGGGGGGAGCTGGTGATCTCCTACCCCTTTGACTTCTCCAGGGACTTACACGAGGAAAGGAAGTTCTCCCCCACTCCTGACGAGCAG GCTTTCCAGCGGCTGGCTCGCACCTACGCCGACAATCACGCCACCATGTCAGACAACGACACCGACAGGTGCGGCGCCTTTTTTCACCGGTCCAGAGGCATCATCAACGGGGCGCTGTGGTACAGCTTCGCCGGAG GTATGCCGGACTTCAACTACTTACACACGAACTGTCTGGAGATCACCGTGGAGCTGGGCTGCGACAAATTCCCAGCGGAGCAGGAGCTCTACCCAGAGTGGAAGAGGAATAAAGAAGCTCTGCTCTCGTTTATGGAGTCC GTCCATCGGGGGGTAAAGGGAGTAGTGAAGGACGCTGATGGGAACGGAATAAAAGGAGCCACCGTCACTGTCAGAGGCATTAGGAAAGCTGTCACCACAG CTGATGATGGCGACTACTGGCGGCTGCTAAACGCCGGCGTTCACATCCTGACCGCCACGGCTAAGGGTTACTCCAGGGTCAGCAAGAGGGTTTATCTGCCTCCAAACATGAACAGGGCTGGACGCGTCGACTTTGTCCTGACAAAG GTTCCCGTGGAACCCGACATTGACGACCACCTTTTCCCCACCGTGGAGACGTGGGATAGATTTGACCCCTACAACCAGTTTGAGCGTTACAATGATCCAGATGCAGGAGGAGTGGAGCGGGAGGAGAAACCCTGGTGGTGGAACTACTTTGCCCAGTCTGGTATCTCCCCTCCACACTGGCTGCTGCGAACTGTCTAG